A single window of Pseudomonas lijiangensis DNA harbors:
- a CDS encoding ATP-binding protein has translation MTDTPHFPLAAVVGADDLKLALCLTAIDPKIGGVLIEGPRGMAKSTLARGLADLLASGQFVTLPLGATEERLVGTLDLDAALSEGRAQFSPGVLAKADGGVLYVDEVNLLADHLVDLLLDVAASGTNLVERDGISHRHAARFVLIGTMNPEEGELRPQLLDRFGLNVALSGQTLPTERSQIIRRRLDFDADPQAFCLAWQDQQQALQQRCEQARALLPAIELDDRSLGLVTERCFAAGVDGMRADLVWLRAARAHAAWRGVGVIEEQDIDAVAEFALRHRRRDPASSAQNPEPPAPGQATPQEPQPQNGQGSWGELPARPVPTGARREVPSWPKKP, from the coding sequence ATGACCGATACCCCGCATTTTCCCCTGGCAGCAGTGGTCGGCGCCGATGACTTGAAACTGGCGCTGTGCCTGACGGCCATCGACCCGAAAATCGGCGGTGTGCTGATCGAAGGGCCGCGTGGCATGGCCAAGTCGACCCTGGCCCGTGGGCTGGCGGACTTGCTGGCCAGCGGTCAGTTTGTCACCTTGCCGTTGGGTGCCACTGAAGAGCGGCTGGTCGGCACTCTGGATCTGGATGCGGCGCTGTCCGAAGGTCGTGCGCAGTTTTCCCCCGGCGTTCTGGCCAAGGCAGACGGTGGCGTGCTGTATGTGGATGAGGTCAACCTGCTGGCTGATCATCTGGTGGACCTGTTGCTGGATGTCGCCGCCAGTGGCACCAATCTGGTGGAGCGCGATGGCATTTCCCACCGTCACGCGGCGCGCTTCGTGCTGATCGGCACCATGAACCCTGAAGAGGGCGAGTTGCGTCCGCAACTGCTGGACCGTTTCGGTTTGAATGTGGCCCTGAGTGGGCAGACGTTGCCGACCGAGCGCAGCCAGATCATCCGCCGTCGTCTGGATTTCGATGCCGACCCTCAGGCTTTTTGTCTGGCGTGGCAAGATCAGCAGCAGGCTTTGCAGCAACGTTGCGAGCAGGCCCGTGCGCTGTTGCCTGCCATCGAGCTTGATGATCGTTCGCTGGGTCTTGTGACGGAGCGCTGTTTTGCGGCGGGCGTCGATGGCATGCGTGCCGATCTGGTCTGGCTGCGTGCTGCGCGAGCCCATGCTGCATGGCGTGGCGTGGGTGTGATCGAAGAGCAGGATATCGACGCGGTGGCCGAGTTTGCCTTGCGTCATCGGCGTCGCGATCCAGCGTCCTCGGCACAGAATCCCGAACCGCCAGCGCCCGGCCAGGCCACACCACAGGAACCTCAACCTCAGAACGGGCAGGGCAGTTGGGGTGAATTGCCTGCCCGGCCTGTGCCCACCGGTGCGCGCCGCGAAGTGCCGAGCTGGCCAAAAAAGCCCTAG
- a CDS encoding vWA domain-containing protein, with translation MTSGRHGAARSGIDGAIAWLPTLLRGRPQSRRDLVRQPRSSRPTELLLVIVDASASTRRHQALSQAKGVLAQVFDEAYRRRARLALLTASGNVPRWKHQGLKASAALRPWLDALGAGGGTPLFAAIEQAKDWLKMRHQRYPAEHLRVLILTDGRVKDMPPCSGFDCESLLIDIEKGPIRLGRARELALRLGAGYRHLEELRE, from the coding sequence CTGACTTCCGGGCGTCATGGTGCGGCGCGTTCAGGCATCGATGGTGCGATTGCCTGGCTGCCGACGCTGTTGCGCGGTCGTCCACAAAGCCGCCGCGACCTGGTACGCCAGCCTCGCAGCAGTCGGCCGACCGAGTTGTTGCTGGTGATTGTCGATGCCTCGGCCTCGACACGTCGTCATCAGGCATTGAGTCAGGCCAAGGGCGTGCTGGCTCAGGTCTTCGACGAGGCCTATCGCCGTCGTGCCAGACTGGCGCTGCTGACTGCCAGTGGCAATGTTCCCCGGTGGAAACATCAAGGCCTCAAGGCTTCGGCGGCATTACGGCCATGGCTGGATGCGTTGGGTGCGGGGGGCGGAACGCCGCTGTTCGCAGCCATCGAGCAGGCAAAAGACTGGTTGAAAATGCGACACCAGCGTTATCCCGCTGAACATTTGCGTGTGCTGATCCTCACCGATGGCCGGGTCAAGGATATGCCTCCGTGTTCAGGGTTCGACTGCGAGAGTCTGCTGATCGATATAGAGAAAGGGCCTATCCGGCTTGGCCGGGCGCGGGAACTGGCGCTAAGGCTGGGAGCCGGTTACCGGCATCTTGAAGAGCTTCGCGAATAA